In the genome of Candidatus Aminicenantes bacterium, the window AGCCGATCAACCCTTGCCCTATAATCTTCATACTCCTTGCCGAAGGCCCTCGTGAGCTGCTGCTCCTCCTTGCCGATAAATATCGTGACACCAACATACAAAAAGACCGAGGCAACAAGATAAACCCAAGTCAGCGTCATCAGCGCGACACCGGGAAGGATAAAGAAGGTTACGCTGGAGTAGATGGGATTGCGGACCACGCCGTAAGCGCCGGTAGTCACCAGGTTGCCTTTGGAAAAACCAGCTATCAACTGGACGACCGCGCCCCCCCAAAGGATCAGCCCAAGCAGCAGCAATAAATATCCCGCGGGCTTGATGAATCCGAAGCTGTCGGGCAATGCGGCTATGTGGGGGAAATGCGCATGGACCCATATGGCTGCAATCAAAGACGGCAGCATGAACAGGATGATTTTCCCGCCCTGGCCGACGATGTTCATTCCTTTTTGATTCTTTAAGATGTTTGCCATGAACGTCCCCTTATTTGTCGAATTTTCTAGGAATCAAGCGGTTGCCGTTTGATGTAGACTGAAATACTCATCGGTTGCCCTCCACTTCCATTAGTGATTCCTTGCCATTTGCGTTCCCAACCTGTCGAATATTTTCCCGGTCAATTTTTTTAACTGGTTAAGTTTTACCGGATAATAGTAATCCGCTTCGAACCAGCCTTTTTCCTTGTAATACCTGTAATCTTTATCGCTCCCATTCAGCATTAATTTCATACTCGACCGTCCCGCTCTAAACACCATCAGCTTGAGTAAGGATGGAGCCGGGTATTCCTTCCTTATTAATTTTGCATAGAATCTTTTGCTTTGCCTGTCGATTATCTTATCGATCTTTTTTCGGCCTTTTTCCGTCACCGGTTCAAGCGAATTTATGCAACAGCCATTAACGACATTGAAGCCCAAAGCATTGCCGATGAAGTTGAAGTAGTTTACGATTTTACTTCCCCCATATATTCCCTGCGCCACTATACTGGTGAATGCCTTTCCAAAAAAGCGTGGCCGATGGAAAACGAATCCAAGCCGGTCAAGGAATATTTTCATCAATGCCGATACTTGAAAGGAGTAATTGGGAGATGCGAATATGACTCCGTCTGAATTCATGATCTTATCAATCAGCACATCTCTGTCGTCCTTGAATTGGCAAAATTCCTCGCCCTTGTCAAAGCATACCCTGCAGCCTTTACAAGTTCCCAAATCATAATCACTTAACCGAACTATTTCATATTCTATATCTCCAAGTGATTTTAACTTTTGCAGGAAAAGTTCGGTGGCATTGTAAGTATGCTCCTTTCGTGCGCTGCCGATAAATGCGGTGACTTTTATTGCTGTATTCTCCTTCATTGCGCCTCCTGACCGGATAGGGATTCAAGTGGGATTTTATGAAAATTTTGATGAAATTTCAACGGCTGACTGCAAATTGCCCGCGATCGTTCGAATCGGTTCGGTGGCTACTTTTCTCCTTGCGACTTCTCGATCTTGGCCCAGGAGTCGCGCAGGGTGACGCTGCGGTTGAAGACCGGCAGGTCCGGCGTGGAGTCGGCATCGACGCAGAAATAGCCCTGGCGCAGGAATTGGAAGAATTCGCCCGGCTTGGCGTCAGCCAGTCCCGGTTCGACCTTGCAGCCTTTAAGGATCTCCAGCGAGCCGGGGTTCAGGTACTCCTTGAAGTCCTTTTCATCTTTTTCGGCAGCTGGGTCGGCGACGGAGAGCAGCTTGTCGTAGAGGCGCACCTCGGCGTCGATGGCGTGAGCGGCCGACACCCAGTGCGAGGTACCCAGCACCTTGCGGCCGTCCTTGGTCCAGCCGCCGCGCGAATCGGGGTCGTAGCTGCAGCGCAGCTCGCGGATGGCGCCGCCGGCGTCCTTGATGACCTGGTCGCAGCGGATATAGTAAGCATGCTTGAGACGAATCTCTTTGCCGGGAGACAAGCGGAAAAATTTCTTGGGCGGGTCCTCGCGGAAATCGTCCTGCTCGATATATATCTCGCGCACGAAGGGGAGCTTGCGCGTGCCGGCGCCGGGGTCCTCGGGGTTGTTCTCGGCGTCGACCTGCTCCACCTTCCCCTCGGGGTAGTTCGTGATGACCACCTTCAGCGGCCGCAGCACGGCCATCACCCGCCGGGCCCGTTTGTTCAGGTCCTCGCGCAGGCAGTGCTCCAGCAGCGCCATATCGACCATGCTCTCGCGCTTGGCCACGCCGATGGCCTCGGCGAAGGCACGGATGGATTCAGGCGTGTATCCGCGGCGGCGCAGGCCGGCGATGGTCGGCAGGCGCGGGTCGTCCCAGCCGCGCACAAGGGCCTTGTCGACCAGTTCGAGCAGCTTGCGCTTGCTCATCACCGTATAGTTCAGGTTCAAGCGGGCGAACTCGATCTGCTGGGGGTGGCAGGGGACGGGCAGGTTGTCGAGCATCCAATCGTAGAACGGCCGGTGGTCTTCGAACTCCAGCGTGCAGATGGAATGGGTGATCCCTTCCAGGGCGTCGGAGATGGGGTGGGTGTAGTCGTACATCGGGTAGATCAGCCAGCGGTCGCCGGTGCGGTGGTGGCTTTCGCGGCGGATGCGGTACAGCACCGGGTCGCGCATGTTCAGGTTGGGCGAGGCCATATCGATCTTGGCGCGCAGGACGTAGGAGCCGTCGGGAAACTCGCCGGCGCGCATGCGCTGGAAGAGGTCGAGGCTCTCGGCGGCGGACCGCTCGCGGCAGGGGCTGTCCTGGCCGGGTTCGGTCAGCGTGCCGCGGTAGGCGCGGATCTCGTCGGCGCTCAAGGCGCAGACATAGGCCTTGCCGGTGCGAATCAGGTGCAGC includes:
- a CDS encoding isoprenylcysteine carboxylmethyltransferase family protein, whose product is MANILKNQKGMNIVGQGGKIILFMLPSLIAAIWVHAHFPHIAALPDSFGFIKPAGYLLLLLGLILWGGAVVQLIAGFSKGNLVTTGAYGVVRNPIYSSVTFFILPGVALMTLTWVYLVASVFLYVGVTIFIGKEEQQLTRAFGKEYEDYRARVDRL
- a CDS encoding flavodoxin family protein, with translation MKENTAIKVTAFIGSARKEHTYNATELFLQKLKSLGDIEYEIVRLSDYDLGTCKGCRVCFDKGEEFCQFKDDRDVLIDKIMNSDGVIFASPNYSFQVSALMKIFLDRLGFVFHRPRFFGKAFTSIVAQGIYGGSKIVNYFNFIGNALGFNVVNGCCINSLEPVTEKGRKKIDKIIDRQSKRFYAKLIRKEYPAPSLLKLMVFRAGRSSMKLMLNGSDKDYRYYKEKGWFEADYYYPVKLNQLKKLTGKIFDRLGTQMARNH
- a CDS encoding glutamine--tRNA ligase/YqeY domain fusion protein encodes the protein MGADDFTPGLNFIRNIIENDIKAGKNNGRVHTRFPPEPNGYLHIGHAKSICLNFGLAADYQGLCNLRFDDTNPGKEDVEYVDSIMADVRWLGFDWSDRLFYASDYFEKLYEYALHLIRTGKAYVCALSADEIRAYRGTLTEPGQDSPCRERSAAESLDLFQRMRAGEFPDGSYVLRAKIDMASPNLNMRDPVLYRIRRESHHRTGDRWLIYPMYDYTHPISDALEGITHSICTLEFEDHRPFYDWMLDNLPVPCHPQQIEFARLNLNYTVMSKRKLLELVDKALVRGWDDPRLPTIAGLRRRGYTPESIRAFAEAIGVAKRESMVDMALLEHCLREDLNKRARRVMAVLRPLKVVITNYPEGKVEQVDAENNPEDPGAGTRKLPFVREIYIEQDDFREDPPKKFFRLSPGKEIRLKHAYYIRCDQVIKDAGGAIRELRCSYDPDSRGGWTKDGRKVLGTSHWVSAAHAIDAEVRLYDKLLSVADPAAEKDEKDFKEYLNPGSLEILKGCKVEPGLADAKPGEFFQFLRQGYFCVDADSTPDLPVFNRSVTLRDSWAKIEKSQGEK